ATTCAGGACTAATGAATGATAAAAATGAGCTTTGGAAGCCAATTGCCGAAATAATTAGAGGGAACAAAGCATATTATGGATTTATTCTTCCTATTTTCAATTCTGAAAATAAAATTGTAAATATTAGATATAGATTATATGAAAATATAATTATAAAAATAACTAATAAAGAAGGAAAGTTAGTAGAAAAAACTATAAAAGTATATGCTCAACCTAAAGCTAGTAACCATATACTTGGCTTCAATCAATTAAATTCTACAAAAAAATCATTATATATATGTGAGGGAGAGCCTGATTATTTATCATTAAAAACATATTTCAATAGAAATAGTATCGAAGATTCAGATGTTCTAGGATTTTGTGTATTGACAAAAGATTGGAAAGATGAATTTAATAATGAAATAAGAAAATACGATAATATTAAAATTTGCTTACACGATACGCATAAAGCCATAGCTATTTCAAATATAATTCAAAAATCATTAATTTCTTATTGTGAAAAAAAGGAAGAAAAAGAGCATTGGAAAAACAATTTTTATGAATGCTTTTTCCCAGAAAATAATGATATTAATGATCACTTAGTTAAAAATGAACTTAATAATGAGACATTTAAGTTTATATTAAAAAAATTTGATGCTTCACAAGAAAATGTAATTGATACTTCTAATAAAATTTCAAATTTTAATTTTTTACCTCTAAATATTTTGGATATTTGTTCAAAACAACCTCCAAAACTTGAATTTATTTTTCCTGGTTTATTAAGGGGAATAGTAGGAAGTGTGGTTGCGTCTGGAGGTACTGGAAAAACAATGTGGGCATTACAAACTTGTTCAAGTATTGCTTGCGGAAACGATATGCTAAAATATGGGCAACTTAATACTGGTAAATCAGTACTACTTTCAGGAGAAGACCCTGAACAAATAACAGCTCTAAGATTACATTCTATGTGCAAATATCTCTCAGAAAAAGAAATTCATGAACTAAATAAAAACATGTTTATTTATTCTATATCTGGTAAAAATCCTAACATAATGGATAAAAATTGGTTTGAATGGATAAAAAATGTAACAATAAATTCAAAATTAGTTATTATTGACACACTTAGAGTTTTTCATAATTTAGAAGAAAATGATAGTGGAAAAATGTCTGAGCTTATTAAAATAATGAGTTCTATTGCAACAGAAAACAATACAAGCATATTATTTTTACATCATACAAATAAAAATAGCGCAAATAATTCAAGCGGTGGAGACCAACAAGCTAGTCGTGGTAGTTCTGTTTTAACAGATAATATTAAACTTCAAATCAACCTTGTAACAATGACAAGCACCGAAGCAAAAGATTTGGGTATAGATGAGCAAGACAGAAAATTATATGTTAAATATGTTTACTCAAAGATGAATTATGGTTCACCTATTGCTGATAGATGGCTAAAAAGAGAAGATGGTGGAATATTAAAACCAACTGATTTAACTAAGAAAGAATCAAATAATATCTCTCAAATTTTTGGAGGACGTAAAGGTGGTATCTAAAAGTTCTGATTTAAGTTCTAAATATAATTTAAAATTTGCACTTCATGATCCTGCTCATTGTTTAGCTCCAGGATTGTTTAGGAGTATAAAAAAAGGGGATCGCAAAAAATTAAAGTTAGATATTACATACGAATTTGGAGATAAAAATAAAATTGAGTTTAGTGGTCCCGAACCGCTTGGTGCGGATGATTTAAGGGTACTTCAAGGATTAATCGCAATGGCAGGTATAAATCATCACGATCAATTTGTTACTTCAGAAACATCTTCTGAACATGGGAAAGAAGTTAGAAAACAAATGGATTTAAAATGGGACGCCACTAATGATGATGTTGTAGTAGCCAAAGGAAGTTATCGTGAGCTTGCTAAAGAAATAGGTTATGCAGATTGTGAAAATACAAAAACAATCAGAAATTGTGTTGAACGACTTTGGAAAGTGTCAATTATTTATGAATTCAACAAAAAAAGAATTGGATGCCGTTTACTTTCTAGTTATGCAAGCGATAACGAAAAAGGGAAATTATTTGTTGCATTAAATCCGATCATTACAAGTGTAATATTTGGATTTAAGCCACAGCATACTAGAATTGATATGCAAGAAGTTAGGCTTTTATCAAGTGATGCAGCTAGACTATTGCATCAACGCCTCTGTGCTTGGATTAACCCTGGAACATCACGAAATGTTAGCCTCGAATCTTTAATAGGGTACGTTTATTTTGAAGATACAGATAATAGATATACAAAAAGAACAAGAAAAATTGATATAAAAAAAGCATTAAATGAGTTTGAATTATTGAAATGGGAAATAGAAGAATATAGGAAAGAGCACTATAAAATTTCGAGACCTGAAAGCATAATTGAAAACACCTCAAAAAAATCCCCATCAAAATCATAATATTATAAAACCCATCCCCTGTATAACACCATCACTTTTCACTTCGTCTAATTATCAATTTCAACCAAAATTTTAATGGAAGCATATAAATTTTCTGTAAATTCAATTTAATGCAGTTTTACCCCCCTGTATAACACCATCACATTCCCTGTATAACACCATCACAGCCCCTGTATAACACCATCACATTCCCTGTATAACACCATCACATTCCCTGTATAACACCATCAGCCTAAAAACCGACTTAAAGGTTTTTTTACTTTATTATCATACATAACTAAATTGATGTTATCATAATTTTGTTGCTCTTCTATGACCTTCCTAGAATCTCCTAAGAGATTCTAGGAAGGTTTAAAAAAAGTAAAATTAGAAGTAGTTTTGAACTACTTCTAATTTTACTTTTTTGCATTAAAGAAGCTATTGGATGCTATAAATTATAGCATCCAATAGCTTCGCTTAAAATACCATTTCCTTATGTATAAACACGTTTAGAAAATTTTAGTTTGAATGAAGTCCGTTGTCTGTTTTTAATTTAACCAAGGTCTTTAAAATTGTATTTTAAGAAAGAATTGAAGTGCTCAAGATATAAAAAATTAAATTGCTTTTTTGATGTTCGATACAATATCCATAGTTAATAAATTCAAATTCTGTAAAAAAGAAGAAGCATGAGCAGGTTCTCGTTCGATAGTTTGCAAAGTTTTTTCCCACTCAGCAGTCATTACTGGATTGCATAAAAATGACTGATTAAACTTTTGAAGCATAGAAAATAAATCAAATGCCTTCTGAGTTGGTTTAATAGCCTTTTTTTCTCGTTCTATATAGCCTTTCAATTCAAGATTTTTAATTATTGCCGCACGTGTAGCGGGTGTTCCAAGACCATAACTTTTAAGAGCATCTTTATCTTCTTTATTCTCAGCCTTTGAACTCGGATTTTGCATCGCTGACAATAAAGAAGAATCGTTATAACGTGGTGGAGATTTTGTTTTATCTTCTTTCAAATTAAGTTTTGATATTGTTACAGGATCTCCTAACTTTAAATCAGGTAAATTCTGTTCTTCTTGTTCTTCAGAAATATCTTCTTCAGCGTCATTTTCAATTTGTTTCCAGCCAAGTTTTTTAACGATTTTTCCTCGTGTAACAAAAAGATGTTTACCATTACAGAGAGCCGCTATAATTGATGACTTAAATTCAAAATTTGGTGAGAAAACTGCTAGAAAACGATTTACTACTAATCTGTAAACCTTTTCTTCAATTTCTTGAAGATTTTTTGGGGATACAGAAGTAGGCAATAAAGCATGATGATCACCAACCTTTGAATTATCAAAAATTCTTTTGTTTGTCTCTTTGTATGTTTCATTAACTTTTTTTATAAACTTATTATCAAATGAATCCTTTAACGCTTCTAGTATATTTGGAATTGTTTCTCTATTGTCTTCAGTTAAATGCCTAAATTCGGTTCTTGGATATGATAAACACTTATGTTTTTCATAAAGAATTTGTGCAATTTCTAGGGTTTTGTCAGCACTTAATCCAAATCGTTTGTTACATTCTTTTTGAAGTTCTGTTAAGTCGAATAGTAAAGGAGGAGAAGTACTACCATCTTTAGATTCGACTTTAACAATTTTTGCATTACTTCCTTCACATTCCTCCATAATCATTTTGGCATCTGAAATTGAATATATTTGAGAAATAAATTTACTATCATTTTGATATTCATAGTTTCCTAGATAAGTTTGATTTTTTTCAGTAAGAAAATTTCCTTTTATTACCCAAAAAGGTTTTGCTTTGAAATTCTTAATTTCAATTTCACGAGAGACTAAAAAAAATAATGTTGGTGTCTGAACTCTTCCAACTGAAAAAACACCTTTGTTCCCAGATTTTTGAGCTGCTAATGTGATAGCTCTGGTTGAATTCATACCAATTACCCAATCCGCTGTAGAACGTGCTCTTGCGGCTAGTCGCAATCCATTAAACTCTTCTATTGGTTTTAGTCTTTGTAGTTCTCTCTTTATAGCTTCAGCTGTAAGAGCGGCACTCGTCCATAATCGGTATGCTGGAATTTTAGATCCTGATAGTCTGTATATGTAATCAAATATAAGCTCTCCTTCTCGTCCAGCATCGCAAGCGTTTATTACTTTACTAACATTACTTGATGTCAGATATTTTTTTAAAATATTAAATTGTTTTTTTGTTTCATTAGATGAAATTTTTAATTCATATTTTTCAGGTAATATAGGAAGTGTTTCTAAAGACCAATCTTTCCATTTTTCATTATACTCATGTGGTTCTTTAAGAGTAACCAAATGGCCAGCAGCCCAGGATATAATGTATTCATCTGATTCCATACTTCCATCTAACTTTTTAGTAACACCAAGAGCATCGGCAATTTCTCTGCCTGCTCCTGGTTTTTCAGCAATAATTAGAGTTCTCATATATTCCTCAATTTTGTATGTTTATTCAGTTAATTCTTGATGCTTTTCTTTCAATTTTTTTTCATTCAGTTTTTCACTTATTGTTGCTCCTTTTCTACTGGAGTTAGAAGTGAAAAATTTTAAGAATTCTTTATCTTTTGAAAACTTTTCGAGCATGCTATCAATAATGACATCTTCTGAAATAGATTTTTTATGAAGTTCTGACATATATTGTGAATAATTTTTTAATATTTCAATAGAAGATTTTTTTAACTTAAGTACAATTTTTTGCTTTTCTTCAGGTAAGTTGATTTTTAATTTAGCCATATATTGTGCCCTTTCATTTTTAATTGAGATAATAAACCATTTTTTATTCTACAGTAAAAAATTTTGCGGACAAGAGGAGAAGGAAGATCTGAGAACTCTGTTCGCTTCGCTCACTCCGCCATCACTTCGTGATGTTGGCACTCAGACGCAAACGGTTTGGGCGCAAAAATGGCCATGGCTTTGCCATGCCTTTTTTGGCTTCCCACCAGTTTGCTTTGAGTCACACACTACGCCATGCCGTCGGCAATGTTATGTACTAAAAGTAAAAAAATGCTTAAAATAAAAGATAATTTTAGTTTAAAGTTACGTAATACATTCATAACAGTTACGTAATAGTTACTTAATTGACTTTATAAATCAACTACATTACCATATCAACGTATGTACATATTATGTAATAAAATATTGAGGAGATAATATGGCAAAAAGAGTTACAATTTCTGTGAAAGATAGTGAGTATGAAAAGTTAAAATTGTCGGCAGAATCTAAAGGAAAAAAAGTAATTGATCTTATAAACAAAAAGGTAAAAGGGAAGTCAAATATTGGAAAAATTTTAAAGAGTAATGAAGAAATAATTTTTGAAAATGCTAATTTAAAAAAATCAATTAATGATTTACAAAATCAAATAAATTACTTGCAAAAAACAATTTTTGAAGTTGGAAAATTGAATACAGAATACCTTGCTTATATTAAAACTATACTGACTGAAATTGTTAAGAATACTATGAAAGATAGAACAAAAGAAAAAGTAGAAGAATCTATTAATAATTACTTACAAATAGCACAAACTGAATCAACAAATGAAATGAAAAAAATCTTGATTATGTAATACAAAATTCCAAATGGAGATTAATTTTATGTTATCAATATATAGATTACAAAACGTATCACAAGCATTAACATATTACAAAGAAGACAATTATTATTCGAAAGAAAATCAAGAGGAATATTCTGAATGGTATGGAATTGCGGCAGAAGATTTGGGCTTGAAAGGTAAAGTAAAATTAAAAGATTTTAACTACATTTTAAATGGTTGCGATAAGGATGGAAAATTACTAGTTAATAAAAAAATTAAAGAACAAAAGTTGTCTTATGAAACATATTATAATGTAAAAAACGAATACAATAAATTAATAAATAGTTTAAATATTGAAGATAAATATAAAGATGAAATATCTATTGTAATAAAAAAAATAACAGAATCAAACGATAAAATACCAGCAAAAATAATAGATAATTATGAAAAAAAATTTTCATCCTTAATTAATAATTCAAATGTAATTTCAATTGATAAAAAAGATAAATTTAAAAGTGAATTTAAAAAAATTAATCTTAACTATAAAAAAATTGCTGATCGAAGACCAGCTTATGATTTGACATTTTCTGCACCAAAATCTGTTTCAATAGCAGCATTAGTTGGTGATGATAAAAGATTGATAGATGCTCATAGGAATGCGGTAAAATATGCTTTAAGTGTTGTTGAAAAAGAGTATTCACAGACTAGAATTGTTGAGAATAAAAATAGAAATATTATATTAACAAATAATATAATAGCTGCTACTTTTGAACATGATATTAGCAGGAAAATAGACCCTCAATTACATACACATTGTGTTATGATGAACATGACAAAAAACAATGGAGAATGGCGTTCAATTAACCAAGATGGGTTTTATTATAGTTCGAAAAAATTGGGGGCAATATATCAAAATGAACTTGCAAAGTGTATTAAAAAATTAGGCTATGAAATACAACTAAATCCTAATGGTACTTTTGATATAAAAGGTTATACAAGTGAACACCTTCTTCATTTTTCAAAACGATCTCTACAAATGAAAGAAATGGGTTCTAAAAACCAAAAAGATGCTAGAAAATATGTATTGATAGAAAGAGATAAAAAAGTTGAAGGAATACCAAAAAAATTAACTTACAATGAATGGAAAAATGAGGCTAAAATTTTAAATATTACTCATCCTATTTCTTCAAATTTAAATACTTTTAATGATCCAAATAATATTAATAAAAATGACATTTTGGAAAGTATAATTTTAAATTCTATTAAGGAACTTACCGAAAATGATATTAGTTTAAAAAAAGATAAATTGCATGAAAAAATACTTATAAAATCATTAGGAATATTTGATTATAATGAAGAAACAAAAGTAAAAACAGAAGAGTATTTAAAAAAAAAGCTCATTTAGTGGGGCAGAAAAATAAAGAAGAATACGTCACAAATGAATCTCTTAAAATCGAATCTGATACAATAGATATTATGCAAAGAGGTAAAAGCATTTTTGAAAGTATTGTTGAAATTGAAGAAGCAAAAAAGATTATCAATTCAATTCACAATGATTCAATTAAAGCTGGAGATAGTGGTTTAAATTCAGGTCAAAAAGAAGCGATAGAAGTTTATTTAACTTCTAATGATCGAATCATTGCATGGCAAGGAGTAGCAGGGGCAGGAAAAACATTTTCTTTAGCTTCTGCAACGGAAATTGCAAAAAAAAATGGTTATATTGTTAAGGGTTTTGCTCCTCAAGCTGAAGCTGCCAAAGTACTAGCTGAAGATGCAAAGTTGAGTGAAGCTCATACAGTTAAATCATTACTAGTTGATACTTCTATTGCTGGAAGAGCTTCTGGAAAAGAAATTTGGATTGTCGATGAAGCTGGTACCCTAAGCGCAAAAGATGCTCATGATTTATTAAAAAAAGCTGAATTTGAAAATGCAAAAGTATTGTTAGTTGGCGATACAAAGCAATTGTCTTCTGTCGGAGCTGGTAACCCTTTCAAACAACTGCAAGAACACGGAATAAAATTTGCTGAATTATCTGAAGGAATGAGACAAAAAGATAAAACTTTAAAAGAATCAGTAGATCTTATTGCAAAAGGGAATACAAAATTGGGATTAGAAATATTAGAAAAAAATGGAAAGGTGAATGAAATAGCAGACACAGAAAAAATCATCGCAAACATGGCAAATGATTATTTAAAGCTTAGTAAAAAGGATTTAGAATCATCACTCTTTATTTCATCAACTAATTACGAGAAAGAACAGATCACAAATATAGTTAGAAGCGAATTAAAAAGAAAAGAAGTCTTAAAAGATTCAGTTGAAATTAAAATACTCGAATCGCTAGGATACAATGAATATGCTTTAAGAAATGCAAATATATATTCAAAAAATGATATTTTAATTTTAAATAAGAATGAAAAAGGGTTATTAAAAAATATTGAATACAGAGTTTTAGATGTTAATCATAAAAATAATACTATTATAATTTGCTCTGATGATTTTAAAAAAGAAATTGATGTTTCAAAAATTAAAGGTAACTTATACCAAGAAAAAATTATTGAAATATCAATAGGTGATAAAATTAAGTGGACAAAAAATCATTCAGTTAAAAAAAGTATTAATAAAGATTCTAAGGCAAGAAGTGAAAGAAGGTTAAATGGTCAATATTTAAATGTTATTGGAATTGATAAGCAAAATAATACAGCAACTATAGAATATGATAAAGGAAAAAAAGAATCTATTGATTTAATGAAAAGTAATTTTATAGATTATAATTATGTTTCTACTGTTTTTTCTAGCCAAGGAAAAACTTGCAATAAAGTTTACGCATCAATTACAAATGTTGATAGAGAAAATTTTTATGTAGCCGTTTCACGTGCTAGATATGATTGCAAAATATACACAAATAATAAAAATATTCTATATAGAAATGTAGAAAAAATTGGTGCAAATAAGACTGCATATGATAAAATTATTGAAGAAAACAAAATACAAATAAATTTAAATAATGATAAATTAAAGAAAGATCATGTAGTAAAAAAATTTTCTGAAAATGACTTGGAATCTATCAAAATCAGTAGAAAGATAAAAGAAAAAAGTTTTGAAATTTCATATAAGCTTGGATTAGATCCTATAAATAACGATCTTGGAAAGTTTTCAAAATATGGTAATAATAATCAGGAAATAATTGCAAATAGTATAAAATCTGAAATAAATAAAGAATTTGGAATTAATAAGTCAACAGAATTACATACATTACCAGTAAGTACATTAAAAGAAATATACTCTTTAAAGATTCAAACAATTGCGAAAGAGTGTCAATCACAATATTTTCATAAGCTAAATCCAAATTATAAAAACCGCCCAACCAATATAATGCACAATGAAGATTTGACCCAAAAACAAACTATTTCTAAACCTAAAATAAGAAGATAAACCATTAAAAGACCTATTATGAGTTATAAAAGAACATAATAGGCGTCAATTAAGAGCTAAAAAAGTTCTATTTAGACCTCTTGACAATACTTATGAGTTTCTTTATAGTTCTATTTAGAACGTTTTACACTCTAAATAGAACTATAAACGTTCTTATTCAGTTTTTATCATTCTTTATGGAGGTTCCTATATGGATTTTTTTCAATTTCCTTCAATTTCCAAAGCAATTCCTGAATTTTACAATAATCGTGCTGATATGTTGCAATTTGATCTTGAACACGGACGTTATGCCATAGGCGACTTATGTGTCGTTGAAAGATTAGAAGGAGTCCGCACAATTAATGCTGGTCCAGCAGATGCAAATTGGCGAGCAGTGTTTAATGCATCTGTTTTAAATTCTGGATTTAATGATTGCTGCGTTATTATGGGTGCTCCTAAAAGCAAGCTCCAAGAATTCAAAACCCAGTTTAATGTTCCATTTGTTGTAAAAGGTAAAAATTCTAAGGGAGAAAATAAAGAAATAACAATTAAAGATATGAGAGTTGTGCCAGAGGCAACAGGACATTCACTCGCATTTCAGAGCGCAATTCAAGAAGAAGTTCTTGTTGTGAGTATAGGATTTGGAACAATTGAAGCTGGAGCTGCAAACGATCAGGGCATTATTTCAAGTACATTAGTATCATTTGATTTAGGAACCCAAGTAGTAGCTCAAGACGTTATGTCTCAGATTTTAACTAATGGAGCTGTTGTGCCTGTTGGAAAAGGCCGCCTTCATTATTTTGACGATGTTGTGCGTGATGTTCATGATGGGAAAAAAAGAGATTTTCCTTTAAGAAGTTCTCAAGGAATTTTAAAAGCTGAAGTAGTCCATGAAATGGTTTTTAATGCACTTGATAATTATGCTGAAACTATACAAGTTACACTTAGAGCATATTTAAATAAATATCGTGACAGAAAATTTAAATTAATCCTCACAGGTGGCGGAATGCTTTATCTTCCAGTTCGTAGGAAATTAGAAGAGCTTGCCGCAAATGATAATTATTCCTTAATAGAAATTTCCGAAGAAAGCAGAGTTAAAAGTGCTGCTGTTGGCTATAGAATTATAGGTGAAAAATTGTTTCCAGAAGAGAACTTAATAGCTTTAGATCTTGGTAACCACACAACAATTGGATTTTATAAAGAAGCGCAAATTAAGTTGAATTAATGGGAGTTTATTGTGGCAAAAAAAGTAGAAAAAAATGAAGTAAGTAAACTAAGAAAATACGCTGATTTTTTTCCTGATAAAAATCCTATTGATAAAGAGCTTTTAGAAACTTTTTTTTCAGAAAATGGATTTCAACACGATTCATTAGGTCTAATGCCTTTAAGTACAAATGATATGATAAAGTCTGCATTGATCTATTTTAAAAAAAATGTAATAGATGTTGAAAAACAAGCTAAAAAAGTAGAACAAAATAAAGTCAAAGTTGCAGAAAAAGAAGTTAAAGAAAAAAATAGTAAAATTAATCTTGAATAAGAGTTATCAAAGATTGGATATTTATTCCAATCTTAATAAGAATCTTAATAAGGAGTAATATGAGAAAAATTGAACTAGATATTTTCCAATGGACTGCAATAATAACAGAAACAAATGGAAGATATAAAAAGTATTTTATTGAATATAAAAATGGGTTTTATTTTTTATATGTACAAAGAAAAAAAGGAAAAAAATCAAGATGGAGTGAACCTCAAGTGATAGAAAAATCAAAAAATATTTTAAAAATTGATTTTGATGAGAAGTCAGAGGCAGGGCTTAGAAGTGTTATTGTCGCTTAACAGAAGCACTTAAAGCCCGTTGTTATATTTATCTATTATCAATTACAAAGTCAAAGTTTATATTGCTTTATTTATTTTTTTATACCTCATTCAGTGGTTCGAGTTTATTTTTTGTCGGTTGTT
Above is a window of Silvanigrella paludirubra DNA encoding:
- a CDS encoding DNA topoisomerase 3, which translates into the protein MRTLIIAEKPGAGREIADALGVTKKLDGSMESDEYIISWAAGHLVTLKEPHEYNEKWKDWSLETLPILPEKYELKISSNETKKQFNILKKYLTSSNVSKVINACDAGREGELIFDYIYRLSGSKIPAYRLWTSAALTAEAIKRELQRLKPIEEFNGLRLAARARSTADWVIGMNSTRAITLAAQKSGNKGVFSVGRVQTPTLFFLVSREIEIKNFKAKPFWVIKGNFLTEKNQTYLGNYEYQNDSKFISQIYSISDAKMIMEECEGSNAKIVKVESKDGSTSPPLLFDLTELQKECNKRFGLSADKTLEIAQILYEKHKCLSYPRTEFRHLTEDNRETIPNILEALKDSFDNKFIKKVNETYKETNKRIFDNSKVGDHHALLPTSVSPKNLQEIEEKVYRLVVNRFLAVFSPNFEFKSSIIAALCNGKHLFVTRGKIVKKLGWKQIENDAEEDISEEQEEQNLPDLKLGDPVTISKLNLKEDKTKSPPRYNDSSLLSAMQNPSSKAENKEDKDALKSYGLGTPATRAAIIKNLELKGYIEREKKAIKPTQKAFDLFSMLQKFNQSFLCNPVMTAEWEKTLQTIEREPAHASSFLQNLNLLTMDIVSNIKKAI
- a CDS encoding AAA family ATPase, giving the protein MLISESTIRKIKDTVDCRNLIKSLGIKLNNNSNISCSEINPNHEDKNPSMAVYQDHVLCFSCGFNADAIKIIQNLKSKSFTESVEYICHNYNIKVEYENNKKNSYENKNIDILEKIWDLSKDVEVTNSFMNWMKKRNIDVKSAYQSGCRDIFPIRSKICELIKSCPENDLKNSGLMNDKNELWKPIAEIIRGNKAYYGFILPIFNSENKIVNIRYRLYENIIIKITNKEGKLVEKTIKVYAQPKASNHILGFNQLNSTKKSLYICEGEPDYLSLKTYFNRNSIEDSDVLGFCVLTKDWKDEFNNEIRKYDNIKICLHDTHKAIAISNIIQKSLISYCEKKEEKEHWKNNFYECFFPENNDINDHLVKNELNNETFKFILKKFDASQENVIDTSNKISNFNFLPLNILDICSKQPPKLEFIFPGLLRGIVGSVVASGGTGKTMWALQTCSSIACGNDMLKYGQLNTGKSVLLSGEDPEQITALRLHSMCKYLSEKEIHELNKNMFIYSISGKNPNIMDKNWFEWIKNVTINSKLVIIDTLRVFHNLEENDSGKMSELIKIMSSIATENNTSILFLHHTNKNSANNSSGGDQQASRGSSVLTDNIKLQINLVTMTSTEAKDLGIDEQDRKLYVKYVYSKMNYGSPIADRWLKREDGGILKPTDLTKKESNNISQIFGGRKGGI
- the repC gene encoding replication protein C, IncQ-type, with translation MVSKSSDLSSKYNLKFALHDPAHCLAPGLFRSIKKGDRKKLKLDITYEFGDKNKIEFSGPEPLGADDLRVLQGLIAMAGINHHDQFVTSETSSEHGKEVRKQMDLKWDATNDDVVVAKGSYRELAKEIGYADCENTKTIRNCVERLWKVSIIYEFNKKRIGCRLLSSYASDNEKGKLFVALNPIITSVIFGFKPQHTRIDMQEVRLLSSDAARLLHQRLCAWINPGTSRNVSLESLIGYVYFEDTDNRYTKRTRKIDIKKALNEFELLKWEIEEYRKEHYKISRPESIIENTSKKSPSKS
- the mobF gene encoding MobF family relaxase is translated as MLSIYRLQNVSQALTYYKEDNYYSKENQEEYSEWYGIAAEDLGLKGKVKLKDFNYILNGCDKDGKLLVNKKIKEQKLSYETYYNVKNEYNKLINSLNIEDKYKDEISIVIKKITESNDKIPAKIIDNYEKKFSSLINNSNVISIDKKDKFKSEFKKINLNYKKIADRRPAYDLTFSAPKSVSIAALVGDDKRLIDAHRNAVKYALSVVEKEYSQTRIVENKNRNIILTNNIIAATFEHDISRKIDPQLHTHCVMMNMTKNNGEWRSINQDGFYYSSKKLGAIYQNELAKCIKKLGYEIQLNPNGTFDIKGYTSEHLLHFSKRSLQMKEMGSKNQKDARKYVLIERDKKVEGIPKKLTYNEWKNEAKILNITHPISSNLNTFNDPNNINKNDILESIILNSIKELTENDISLKKDKLHEKILIKSLGIFDYNEETKVKTEEYLKKKLI
- a CDS encoding AAA family ATPase, whose product is MGQKNKEEYVTNESLKIESDTIDIMQRGKSIFESIVEIEEAKKIINSIHNDSIKAGDSGLNSGQKEAIEVYLTSNDRIIAWQGVAGAGKTFSLASATEIAKKNGYIVKGFAPQAEAAKVLAEDAKLSEAHTVKSLLVDTSIAGRASGKEIWIVDEAGTLSAKDAHDLLKKAEFENAKVLLVGDTKQLSSVGAGNPFKQLQEHGIKFAELSEGMRQKDKTLKESVDLIAKGNTKLGLEILEKNGKVNEIADTEKIIANMANDYLKLSKKDLESSLFISSTNYEKEQITNIVRSELKRKEVLKDSVEIKILESLGYNEYALRNANIYSKNDILILNKNEKGLLKNIEYRVLDVNHKNNTIIICSDDFKKEIDVSKIKGNLYQEKIIEISIGDKIKWTKNHSVKKSINKDSKARSERRLNGQYLNVIGIDKQNNTATIEYDKGKKESIDLMKSNFIDYNYVSTVFSSQGKTCNKVYASITNVDRENFYVAVSRARYDCKIYTNNKNILYRNVEKIGANKTAYDKIIEENKIQINLNNDKLKKDHVVKKFSENDLESIKISRKIKEKSFEISYKLGLDPINNDLGKFSKYGNNNQEIIANSIKSEINKEFGINKSTELHTLPVSTLKEIYSLKIQTIAKECQSQYFHKLNPNYKNRPTNIMHNEDLTQKQTISKPKIRR